From a region of the Mycobacteroides saopaulense genome:
- the yhjD gene encoding inner membrane protein YhjD has translation MAEDDKPGILDRYRARFPWFDHIMRMQERYQKVNGNFFAAGITYFTVFALFPLMMVAFAVMGFVLSRRPDTIAELRGRISGAISGEVGNQLINLMDTAIASRTSLGIAGLATAAWAGLGWMANVRAALSAMWEQPPNESEGFVQGKLSDLLALGSTFVALALTIAVTAVGNEKTILRILGWIGLHDVSVPAVLLKVVTIAIATVLSWALFTWMIARLPRERLPFSSAVRAGLIAAVGFELFKQVASIYLSVIMHGPAGSTFGPVLGIMVFAYITARLLLYATAWAATSDENRPFVYVPPPEPVVITTRVETVERPSKLGVLAAFGAGALGAIGISWLGRGGD, from the coding sequence GTGGCCGAAGACGACAAGCCCGGAATTCTTGACCGCTATCGTGCACGATTTCCCTGGTTCGACCACATCATGCGGATGCAGGAGCGCTACCAGAAGGTAAACGGCAACTTCTTCGCCGCCGGAATCACCTATTTCACCGTCTTTGCGCTGTTTCCGCTCATGATGGTCGCGTTCGCGGTCATGGGTTTTGTGTTGTCCAGGCGGCCGGACACAATTGCGGAGCTACGCGGCCGGATCAGTGGCGCCATCTCGGGCGAGGTGGGTAACCAGCTAATCAATTTGATGGACACGGCCATTGCTTCGCGTACCAGCCTGGGCATCGCCGGTCTGGCGACCGCGGCGTGGGCCGGGCTGGGCTGGATGGCGAATGTGCGGGCGGCGCTCTCTGCCATGTGGGAGCAGCCGCCAAACGAGTCGGAAGGTTTCGTACAGGGCAAGCTGTCGGATCTGCTGGCATTGGGCTCGACCTTCGTGGCGCTGGCCCTCACCATCGCGGTGACCGCCGTCGGTAACGAGAAAACCATCCTGCGAATATTGGGGTGGATCGGCCTGCATGACGTCTCGGTGCCGGCGGTTCTGCTCAAGGTCGTGACGATAGCGATAGCGACCGTGTTGTCGTGGGCACTGTTCACCTGGATGATCGCGCGACTACCCAGGGAGCGGCTGCCCTTCTCGAGTGCGGTGCGCGCCGGGCTGATCGCGGCGGTCGGGTTCGAACTGTTCAAGCAGGTCGCTTCGATCTATTTGAGCGTGATCATGCATGGCCCGGCGGGCTCCACGTTCGGTCCGGTGCTCGGCATCATGGTGTTCGCCTACATCACTGCCCGGCTGCTGCTGTACGCCACAGCCTGGGCCGCCACGTCCGACGAGAACAGGCCGTTCGTGTACGTGCCGCCGCCCGAGCCGGTGGTCATCACCACGCGCGTCGAGACCGTCGAGCGTCCATCGAAACTGGGTGTTCTCGCCGCCTTTGGGGCGGGAGCCCTTGGTGCGATCGGTATTTCGTGGCTGGGGCGTGGCGGCGATTAA
- the trpS gene encoding tryptophan--tRNA ligase: MTADTAPRGRLFSGIQPTADSLHLGNVLGAVQQWVRLQREYEALFCVVDLHAITVAQDPEELRRRTRAVVAQYVALGVDPGESAIFVQSHVPAHTELAWVLGCLTGFGEASRMTQFKDKSAKQGTDATTVGLFTYPVLMAADILLYQTNVVPVGDDQRQHLELTRDVAQRFNGRYGQTFVLPETFVPKNAARIYDLQDPTVKMSKSASTPTGLINLLDDPAASAKKIKSAQTDSDREIRFDRDAKPGVSNLLSIQSALTGTDIGTLVDGYAGRGYGDLKKDTAEALVEFVTPVRDRTNELLTDTAALDDILASGAARAKELAEKTLTEVYDRIGFVRPAR; this comes from the coding sequence ATGACTGCTGACACTGCGCCCCGGGGACGGCTGTTCTCCGGGATCCAACCCACTGCCGATTCGCTTCATCTCGGAAACGTGTTGGGTGCTGTGCAGCAGTGGGTGCGGTTGCAGCGCGAGTACGAGGCCCTCTTCTGCGTCGTCGATCTGCATGCGATCACCGTCGCGCAGGATCCGGAGGAGCTGCGTCGGCGTACCCGCGCCGTGGTCGCGCAGTACGTCGCGTTGGGCGTGGACCCGGGCGAGAGCGCCATCTTCGTACAAAGTCACGTGCCGGCACATACCGAATTGGCCTGGGTGCTGGGTTGTTTGACCGGCTTCGGCGAGGCGTCGCGCATGACGCAGTTCAAGGACAAGTCCGCGAAGCAGGGGACCGACGCCACCACCGTCGGCCTGTTCACCTACCCCGTGCTGATGGCCGCCGACATCCTGCTGTACCAAACCAACGTTGTCCCGGTGGGCGACGATCAGCGTCAGCACCTGGAATTGACTCGTGATGTGGCGCAGCGATTCAACGGTCGGTACGGCCAGACATTCGTGCTGCCGGAGACATTCGTGCCGAAGAACGCGGCACGCATCTACGACCTGCAGGACCCCACGGTGAAGATGAGCAAGTCCGCCTCGACTCCGACCGGGTTGATCAACCTGCTCGACGATCCGGCGGCCTCGGCCAAGAAGATCAAGTCGGCGCAGACCGACAGCGACCGGGAGATCCGGTTCGATCGCGATGCCAAGCCAGGTGTGTCGAACCTGCTGAGCATCCAGTCCGCACTCACCGGCACTGACATCGGCACGCTTGTCGACGGGTACGCCGGGCGCGGCTACGGAGATCTGAAGAAGGACACGGCCGAGGCGCTGGTCGAGTTCGTCACGCCGGTGCGCGATCGGACGAATGAGCTGCTCACCGATACCGCGGCCCTCGACGACATCCTTGCTTCCGGTGCGGCGCGCGCCAAGGAGCTGGCGGAGAAGACTCTCACCGAGGTCTATGACCGGATAGGGTTTGTCCGGCCCGCGAGGTAG
- a CDS encoding exodeoxyribonuclease III yields the protein MSAKKITVTTINVNGIRAAVKERSAENRGLLPWLEQTSADIVCLQEVRAEEEQLLEALAPALTAGWHVVSASSSVKGRNGVGILSRVPTASNRSALEADGGEFDESGRYLEAEIGDLTVASIYLPTGEAGTERQLEKERFMAAVGTRMAALAASGRDTVICGDWNIGHTERDIKAWKANQKKAGFLPEERAWVASLLEAGWVDSFRLLHPDVDGPYSWWSWRGKAFDNDAGWRIDYHLATGDLGRRAHAARVERADAYALRWSDHAPVTVEYRLH from the coding sequence ATGAGCGCGAAGAAGATCACCGTCACCACCATCAACGTCAACGGCATTCGTGCCGCCGTCAAGGAACGCTCCGCGGAGAACCGCGGACTGTTGCCCTGGCTGGAGCAGACGAGCGCCGACATCGTGTGTCTGCAGGAGGTCCGCGCGGAGGAGGAGCAGCTGCTGGAGGCGCTGGCCCCGGCGCTTACCGCGGGGTGGCATGTGGTGAGCGCCTCATCGAGTGTGAAGGGGCGCAACGGCGTGGGGATCCTCAGCCGGGTCCCTACCGCATCGAACAGGTCGGCGTTGGAGGCCGACGGTGGCGAGTTCGACGAATCCGGCCGGTATCTGGAGGCCGAGATCGGCGACCTGACGGTGGCGAGCATCTATCTGCCCACCGGTGAGGCGGGTACCGAGCGCCAGCTGGAGAAGGAGCGTTTCATGGCGGCCGTGGGTACCCGGATGGCCGCGCTCGCTGCCAGTGGGCGCGACACGGTGATCTGCGGCGATTGGAACATCGGACACACCGAGCGAGACATCAAGGCGTGGAAGGCGAATCAGAAAAAGGCAGGGTTCTTGCCGGAGGAGCGAGCATGGGTCGCCTCGCTGCTGGAGGCCGGCTGGGTCGACAGTTTCCGGTTGCTGCATCCGGATGTCGACGGGCCATACAGTTGGTGGTCGTGGCGCGGTAAGGCCTTCGACAACGACGCGGGCTGGCGCATCGACTATCACCTGGCCACCGGTGATCTCGGGCGGCGCGCGCACGCGGCGCGGGTGGAGCGGGCCGATGCCTATGCGCTCCGCTGGTCCGACCACGCGCCGGTGACCGTCGAGTACCGGCTGCACTAG
- a CDS encoding alpha/beta fold hydrolase → MLEAVLSKSSSRRAPIEMGEGEPVLLLHPFMLSQSVWETVAEQLADAGYEVFAPTYPGHNGGGPMPKLPPFSQRSVDVYLDQVEQIMDQKGWETAHLVGNSLGGWIALGLAQRGRARSVTAIAPAGGWTKYSLLKAEIVVKFAAMLPWLAFSRLLGRRAAGLPFVKFATARTLCGETEALSLPDFHSIFEDITHCPAYFASLTSILPAPGLENLNTISVPAQLVLCEKDEIVPPGRFGKLIGQGLPADARRITLAGMGHVPMLEAPGQVTEVITDLIDPLVAAKRSAASDAV, encoded by the coding sequence ATGTTGGAAGCCGTCTTGTCGAAGTCGTCGAGCAGGCGCGCCCCCATCGAGATGGGTGAGGGCGAGCCCGTTCTGCTCCTCCATCCGTTCATGCTGTCGCAGTCGGTCTGGGAGACCGTCGCCGAGCAGCTCGCCGATGCCGGATACGAGGTGTTCGCGCCGACGTACCCCGGCCACAACGGCGGTGGCCCGATGCCCAAGTTGCCGCCGTTCTCGCAGCGCTCGGTCGACGTGTACCTCGATCAGGTCGAGCAGATCATGGACCAAAAGGGCTGGGAGACAGCGCACCTGGTGGGCAACTCGCTCGGCGGATGGATCGCCCTGGGCCTGGCGCAGCGTGGCCGCGCCCGCAGCGTCACGGCCATCGCCCCGGCCGGCGGCTGGACCAAGTACTCGCTGTTGAAGGCCGAGATCGTGGTGAAGTTCGCGGCCATGCTTCCCTGGTTGGCATTCTCGAGGCTCCTGGGCCGTCGCGCGGCGGGCCTACCGTTCGTGAAATTCGCCACCGCCCGCACCCTGTGCGGCGAGACCGAGGCACTGAGCCTGCCGGACTTCCACAGCATCTTCGAGGACATCACGCACTGCCCTGCCTATTTCGCGTCGCTGACGTCGATCCTGCCGGCGCCGGGCCTGGAGAACCTGAACACCATCTCGGTGCCCGCACAGTTGGTGTTGTGTGAGAAGGACGAGATCGTGCCGCCGGGCCGGTTCGGCAAGCTCATCGGCCAGGGCCTGCCCGCCGACGCACGACGGATCACCTTGGCGGGCATGGGACATGTGCCCATGCTGGAGGCGCCGGGCCAAGTCACCGAGGTGATCACCGACCTGATCGATCCGCTGGTCGCGGCCAAGCGCAGCGCGGCCTCCGACGCCGTCTAG
- a CDS encoding NADP-dependent isocitrate dehydrogenase: protein MSAQQPTIIYTLTDEAPLLATYSFLPIIRAFAGPAGIDVRTSDISVAARILSEFADYLPEDQQVPDNLAELGRLTQLPDTNIIKLPNISASVPQLLAAIKELQGKGYKLPEYPGDPKNEEEEAIKTRYTKCLGSAVNPVLREGNSDRRAPRAVKEYARKHPHSMGEWSQASRTHVATMKEGDFYHGEKSLTLDRDRKVKMVLTPAGREASEAVVLKPEVKLGKGDIIDSMFMSKKALCDFYEEQIEDAYKTGVMLSLHVKATMMRVSHPIVFGHAVKIFYKDAFEKHQKLFDELGVNVNNGMSDLYSKIEALPASQHEEIIRDLHACHEHRPELAMVDSAKGISNFHSPSDVIVDASMPAMIRAGGKMYGADGKLKDTKAVNPESTFSRIYQEMINFCKTHGQFDPTTMGTVPNVGLMAQKAEEYGSHDKTFEIAEAGVADIVDVETGEVLLSQNVEAGDIWRMPVVTDAAIQDWVKLAVTRGRESGMNVVFWLDTERPHEVELRNKVKTYLEDHDTEGLKIQIVPQVWAMRYTLERLIRGKDTIAATGNILRDYLTDLFPILELGTSAKMLSIVPLMAGGGLYETGAGGSAPKHVSQLVEENHLRWDSLGEFLALAVSLEDLGIKTGNARAKILATTLDAATGKLLENDKSPSRKTGELDNRGSQFYLALYWAAELAAQTEDTELAELFAPLAKQLVENEDTIVAELNAVQGGPVDIGGYYQPDPEKTSAAMRPSATFNSVLASVEV from the coding sequence ATGAGTGCGCAGCAGCCGACCATCATCTACACGCTGACAGACGAGGCGCCGCTGCTCGCGACGTACTCCTTCTTGCCGATCATCCGTGCCTTCGCCGGACCAGCCGGCATCGACGTCCGAACCAGCGATATCTCTGTTGCCGCCCGAATCCTTTCCGAGTTCGCCGACTACCTCCCCGAAGACCAGCAGGTTCCGGACAATCTGGCCGAGCTGGGCCGGCTGACCCAACTGCCGGACACGAACATCATCAAGCTGCCCAACATCAGCGCCTCCGTGCCTCAGCTGCTCGCCGCCATCAAGGAACTGCAGGGCAAGGGTTACAAGCTGCCCGAGTACCCCGGCGATCCGAAGAACGAGGAAGAAGAGGCCATCAAGACGCGCTACACCAAGTGTCTTGGCAGCGCCGTGAACCCCGTTCTACGCGAAGGTAACTCGGACCGCCGTGCACCGCGCGCGGTGAAGGAGTACGCGCGCAAGCACCCGCACAGCATGGGCGAGTGGTCGCAGGCATCACGTACCCACGTCGCGACCATGAAGGAGGGCGACTTCTACCACGGTGAGAAGTCGCTGACCCTGGACCGCGACCGCAAGGTCAAGATGGTGCTCACGCCCGCTGGCCGCGAGGCCAGCGAGGCCGTAGTACTCAAGCCCGAGGTCAAGCTGGGCAAGGGCGACATCATCGACAGCATGTTCATGAGCAAGAAGGCGCTCTGCGACTTCTACGAGGAGCAGATCGAGGACGCCTACAAGACCGGCGTGATGCTGTCCTTGCACGTCAAGGCCACCATGATGCGCGTCAGCCATCCCATCGTCTTCGGACACGCGGTCAAGATCTTCTACAAGGACGCCTTCGAAAAGCACCAGAAGCTGTTCGACGAGCTGGGCGTCAACGTCAACAACGGCATGTCCGATCTCTACAGCAAGATCGAGGCGCTGCCCGCCTCGCAGCACGAGGAGATCATCCGCGACCTGCACGCGTGCCACGAGCACCGGCCCGAGCTGGCCATGGTGGATTCGGCCAAGGGCATCTCGAACTTCCACTCGCCCAGCGACGTGATCGTCGACGCCTCGATGCCCGCGATGATCCGCGCCGGCGGCAAGATGTACGGCGCCGACGGCAAGCTCAAGGACACCAAGGCCGTCAACCCGGAGTCGACCTTCTCCCGGATCTACCAGGAGATGATCAACTTCTGCAAGACCCACGGCCAGTTCGACCCGACCACGATGGGCACCGTTCCCAACGTTGGTCTCATGGCGCAGAAGGCCGAGGAGTACGGCAGCCACGACAAGACGTTCGAGATCGCCGAGGCAGGTGTCGCCGACATCGTCGACGTCGAGACCGGCGAGGTGCTGCTGAGCCAGAACGTCGAGGCAGGCGATATCTGGCGCATGCCGGTCGTCACCGATGCCGCCATCCAGGACTGGGTCAAGCTCGCCGTCACGCGCGGACGTGAGTCCGGCATGAACGTGGTCTTCTGGCTGGACACCGAGCGTCCCCACGAGGTCGAGCTGCGCAACAAGGTGAAGACCTACCTGGAGGACCACGACACCGAGGGCCTCAAGATCCAGATCGTTCCGCAGGTGTGGGCCATGCGGTACACGCTGGAGCGGCTGATTCGCGGCAAGGACACCATCGCGGCGACCGGCAACATCCTGCGCGACTACCTGACGGACCTGTTCCCGATCTTGGAGCTGGGCACCAGCGCCAAGATGCTGTCGATCGTGCCGCTGATGGCCGGCGGCGGGCTGTATGAGACGGGTGCCGGTGGTTCGGCACCCAAGCACGTCAGCCAGCTGGTCGAGGAGAACCACCTGCGATGGGATTCGCTGGGTGAGTTCCTGGCCCTGGCCGTCAGCCTGGAGGATCTGGGCATCAAGACCGGGAACGCCCGCGCCAAGATCCTGGCCACCACGCTGGATGCCGCGACCGGCAAGCTGCTGGAGAACGACAAGAGCCCGTCGCGCAAGACCGGCGAGCTCGACAACCGCGGCAGCCAGTTCTACCTCGCGCTGTACTGGGCGGCCGAACTTGCCGCGCAGACCGAGGACACCGAGCTGGCCGAGCTGTTCGCGCCGCTGGCCAAGCAGCTGGTCGAGAACGAGGACACGATCGTCGCCGAGCTCAACGCGGTGCAGGGTGGCCCGGTCGACATCGGCGGGTATTACCAGCCGGATCCGGAGAAGACCAGCGCGGCAATGCGCCCGAGTGCGACCTTCAACTCCGTGCTGGCGTCCGTAGAGGTCTAG
- a CDS encoding bifunctional o-acetylhomoserine/o-acetylserine sulfhydrylase: MTDIDPTQWTFETKQIHAGQSADASTNARALPIYQTTSYVFDDTAHAAALFGLSEEGNIYTRIGNPTQDVVEQRIAALEGGVAALLLASGQAAATLAIVNIAEAGDNIVSSPRLYGGTYNLLHYTLPRLGISTTFVEDPDDLESWRRAITPQTKAIFAESISNPQNDILDIAGISEIAHAAGIPLIVDNTVATPYLIQPLAHGADIVVHSATKYLGGHGNAIGGVIIDGGTFDWTQGRHPGFTTPDPSYHGVVFADLGAPAYALKARVQLLRDLGPAISPFNAFLIAQGLETLSLRVQRHVENAQRVAEYLVAQPEVTRVNYAGLPTSPWYERAKALAPKGAGAVLAFELDGGAEAATTFIDALTLHSHVANIGDVRSLVIHPATTTHAQLAPAEQVASGVTPGLVRLAVGIEGIDDILADLDAGFAAVRRLKQPAAVASS, encoded by the coding sequence ATGACCGATATCGACCCCACACAGTGGACCTTCGAGACCAAGCAGATCCACGCGGGCCAGTCCGCCGATGCCTCGACCAATGCCCGAGCCTTGCCGATCTACCAGACCACCTCCTACGTCTTCGACGACACGGCGCATGCCGCGGCGCTCTTCGGACTGTCCGAAGAGGGCAACATCTACACCCGCATCGGTAACCCCACTCAGGACGTTGTGGAGCAGCGCATCGCCGCCCTGGAGGGTGGTGTGGCCGCGCTGCTGCTGGCCTCCGGACAGGCGGCGGCGACGCTGGCCATCGTGAACATCGCGGAGGCCGGCGACAACATCGTGTCGAGCCCGCGCCTGTATGGCGGCACGTACAACCTGCTGCACTACACACTGCCGCGCCTGGGTATTTCGACCACCTTCGTCGAAGATCCCGATGATCTCGAGTCCTGGCGCCGAGCCATCACTCCGCAGACCAAGGCGATCTTCGCCGAGTCGATCTCCAACCCCCAGAACGACATTCTCGACATCGCGGGCATCTCGGAGATCGCACACGCGGCAGGCATCCCGCTCATCGTCGACAACACCGTCGCCACGCCCTATTTGATCCAGCCGCTGGCTCACGGTGCCGACATCGTGGTGCACTCGGCCACCAAATACCTTGGCGGGCATGGCAATGCAATCGGCGGCGTGATCATCGACGGCGGCACCTTCGACTGGACACAGGGTCGGCATCCGGGCTTCACCACACCCGACCCGAGCTACCACGGGGTGGTCTTCGCCGACCTGGGCGCACCGGCCTATGCACTCAAGGCCCGCGTTCAGCTGTTGCGCGACCTCGGCCCTGCCATCTCACCGTTCAACGCATTCCTCATCGCGCAGGGTCTGGAGACGCTGAGCCTGCGCGTGCAACGCCACGTAGAGAACGCACAGCGCGTGGCCGAATACCTCGTGGCCCAGCCGGAGGTCACCCGCGTCAACTACGCCGGTCTGCCCACCTCGCCCTGGTACGAGCGCGCGAAGGCACTGGCACCCAAGGGCGCCGGGGCCGTCCTGGCCTTCGAATTGGACGGAGGAGCCGAGGCGGCGACGACCTTCATCGATGCACTGACCCTGCACAGCCATGTCGCCAACATCGGCGACGTGCGCTCGCTCGTCATCCACCCCGCGACCACGACGCACGCACAGCTCGCCCCCGCCGAGCAGGTGGCCTCGGGCGTCACCCCCGGGCTGGTCCGGCTGGCCGTCGGCATCGAGGGCATCGACGACATCCTGGCCGATCTCGACGCCGGATTTGCCGCCGTACGTCGCCTCAAACAGCCCGCGGCGGTGGCATCATCGTGA
- the metX gene encoding homoserine O-acetyltransferase MetX: MTIEQQLPAPNVALPQGDEIAYVPIGSITLESGAVIDDAIVAVQSWGELSPRRDNVVFVCHALTADSHVVGEAGPDHITGGWWEGIIGPGAAIDTDQWCAIATNVLGGCRGTTGPTSLACDGKPWGSRFPEVSVRDQVNADVAALAQLGITEVAAVLGGSMGGARALEWAVMHPDSVNAALVLAVGARATGDQIGTQSTQIAAIQADPDWQGGDYHGSGRSPEKGLNLARRIAHLTYRGEVELDTRFGNDPQVGPEGPEDPWADGRYAVQSYLEHQGSKFIRRFDAGSYVILTESLNRHDVGRGRGGVEKALRGCPVPVVVGGITSDRLYPLRLQEELADLLPGCTGLRVVESVHGHDAFLIEFDAVSELVRETLALAKATQAS, translated from the coding sequence GTGACCATCGAACAGCAGCTTCCGGCTCCGAACGTCGCCCTCCCCCAGGGCGACGAGATCGCCTATGTACCAATAGGTTCGATCACGCTGGAAAGCGGTGCTGTCATCGACGACGCGATCGTCGCGGTACAGAGCTGGGGGGAGCTCTCGCCGCGTCGCGACAATGTGGTGTTCGTCTGCCACGCACTGACTGCCGACTCCCACGTGGTCGGCGAAGCGGGCCCCGACCACATCACCGGCGGCTGGTGGGAAGGAATCATCGGTCCGGGCGCGGCGATCGACACCGACCAGTGGTGCGCCATCGCCACCAACGTCCTGGGCGGCTGCCGGGGCACAACCGGTCCCACTTCCCTTGCCTGCGACGGAAAGCCCTGGGGTTCACGATTCCCCGAGGTCTCGGTGCGCGACCAGGTGAACGCCGACGTCGCCGCGCTCGCGCAACTGGGCATCACCGAGGTCGCCGCCGTACTGGGCGGGTCGATGGGTGGCGCACGCGCTCTGGAATGGGCTGTGATGCACCCGGATTCGGTGAACGCGGCACTGGTGCTGGCGGTTGGCGCGCGCGCCACCGGCGACCAGATCGGCACCCAGAGCACGCAGATCGCCGCCATTCAGGCCGATCCCGACTGGCAGGGTGGCGACTACCACGGCAGCGGACGCAGCCCCGAAAAGGGACTGAACCTCGCCCGACGCATCGCGCACCTGACCTACCGCGGCGAGGTCGAGCTGGACACCCGGTTCGGCAACGACCCCCAGGTCGGCCCGGAAGGCCCCGAGGATCCGTGGGCGGATGGCCGATACGCGGTGCAGAGCTACCTGGAACATCAGGGCAGCAAGTTCATTCGGCGCTTCGACGCCGGCAGCTACGTCATCTTGACCGAGTCACTCAACCGGCACGACGTCGGTCGCGGCCGCGGCGGCGTCGAGAAGGCGCTGCGCGGCTGCCCGGTCCCGGTTGTCGTCGGCGGCATCACCTCCGACCGGCTGTACCCGCTGCGACTGCAAGAGGAATTAGCAGACCTGCTTCCCGGTTGTACCGGCTTGCGGGTGGTCGAGTCCGTGCACGGTCATGACGCGTTCCTCATCGAATTCGATGCGGTCAGCGAGTTGGTGCGGGAAACGCTGGCACTGGCCAAGGCAACACAGGCTTCGTAA
- a CDS encoding class I SAM-dependent methyltransferase, which translates to MPEAQAEPSLSFGSQAAAYERGRPSYPPEAIDWLLPPGAHDVLDLGAGTGKLTTRLVERGLNVIAVDPLAEMLEVLSTSLPDTPALLGTAEEIPLPDNSVDAVLVAQAWHWVDPERAIPEVARVLRPGGRLGLVWNVRDERLGWVSDLGHIIGHENASDSADVGALPAPFTGQERHQVEWTSYLTPQALLDMVASRSYCITAPEAARKKTLQQVRDLLATHPALAQSTGLALPYVTVSIRATLNQ; encoded by the coding sequence ATGCCGGAGGCACAAGCAGAGCCGTCGCTTTCGTTTGGTTCACAGGCCGCGGCCTACGAGCGGGGCCGCCCCTCCTATCCGCCGGAGGCAATCGACTGGCTGCTGCCGCCCGGGGCACACGATGTCCTGGATCTGGGTGCCGGCACCGGAAAGCTGACCACCCGCCTGGTGGAGCGCGGGCTCAACGTCATCGCGGTGGATCCGCTCGCGGAAATGCTTGAAGTGTTGAGCACGTCGCTCCCCGACACCCCCGCGCTGCTGGGGACCGCCGAGGAGATACCGCTACCCGACAACAGCGTCGATGCCGTCCTGGTGGCGCAGGCCTGGCATTGGGTGGATCCCGAACGCGCCATTCCGGAGGTCGCCCGGGTGCTGCGGCCCGGCGGGCGGCTGGGGCTGGTGTGGAACGTCCGCGACGAACGCCTGGGCTGGGTATCGGACCTGGGGCACATCATCGGCCACGAGAACGCATCGGATTCGGCCGACGTCGGTGCGCTGCCCGCACCGTTCACCGGGCAAGAACGCCACCAGGTCGAGTGGACGAGTTACCTTACCCCGCAAGCACTTCTGGATATGGTGGCCTCACGCAGCTACTGCATCACCGCCCCCGAAGCCGCCCGCAAGAAGACGCTGCAGCAGGTCCGCGACCTGCTGGCCACCCACCCGGCACTGGCGCAGTCGACGGGCCTGGCGCTGCCGTACGTCACCGTGAGTATTCGCGCGACGCTGAACCAATAG
- a CDS encoding DUF3017 domain-containing protein encodes MTALQPESRGLLTAALDAVRRFARAQWPILVVSAVFLVALGLVIADRWRRGALVVGIAVGVAAALRLVLTDETAGLLAVRSKSFDVGALSAVAATMVYLALTIDPLGTG; translated from the coding sequence GTGACAGCCCTGCAGCCGGAGTCACGCGGCCTTCTTACGGCCGCGCTCGATGCCGTCCGCCGCTTCGCCCGCGCGCAGTGGCCGATCCTGGTGGTGTCGGCCGTGTTCCTGGTGGCGCTGGGATTGGTGATCGCCGATCGCTGGCGACGCGGCGCACTGGTCGTGGGAATCGCCGTGGGTGTCGCGGCCGCGCTGCGGCTGGTGCTCACCGATGAGACCGCGGGGCTATTGGCGGTGCGCAGCAAGAGCTTTGATGTCGGTGCCCTCAGTGCCGTCGCCGCGACGATGGTCTACCTGGCGTTGACGATCGATCCGCTGGGCACCGGGTAG
- a CDS encoding bifunctional methylenetetrahydrofolate dehydrogenase/methenyltetrahydrofolate cyclohydrolase has protein sequence MTSATATRLDGKATRDEIFVELATRAAALTAAGKTPGLGTILVGDDPGSHAYVRGKHADCAKVGINSIRRDLPADIDQATLCATIDELNANPDCTGYIVQLPLPKHLDENEALERIDPDKDADGLHPTNLGRLVLGKEAPLPCTPRGIVYLLRRYDVKLDGAHVVVIGRGVTVGRPLGLLLTRRSENATVTLCHTGTRDLAALTRQADIIVAAAGVPHMVTADMVKPGAAVIDVGVSRVDDKLTGDVAEDVWDVAGYVSPNPGGVGPLTRAFLLTNVIERAERS, from the coding sequence GTGACTTCGGCAACGGCGACTCGACTTGACGGTAAGGCCACCCGCGACGAGATCTTTGTGGAGCTGGCCACTCGTGCCGCTGCGCTGACGGCGGCGGGCAAGACACCGGGCCTGGGCACCATCCTGGTGGGGGATGACCCAGGCTCGCACGCCTACGTCCGTGGCAAGCACGCCGACTGCGCCAAGGTCGGCATCAACTCGATTCGCCGTGACCTGCCCGCCGACATCGATCAGGCCACCCTTTGCGCCACCATCGACGAGCTGAACGCCAACCCGGACTGCACCGGATACATCGTGCAGCTGCCGTTGCCCAAGCATCTCGACGAGAACGAGGCGCTGGAGCGCATCGATCCCGACAAGGACGCCGACGGTCTGCACCCGACGAACCTGGGCCGGCTGGTGCTCGGCAAGGAGGCTCCGCTTCCCTGCACGCCCCGCGGGATCGTGTATCTGCTGCGCCGCTACGACGTCAAGCTCGACGGGGCACACGTCGTGGTGATCGGGCGCGGCGTCACGGTGGGGCGTCCCCTCGGACTGCTACTGACCCGGCGTTCGGAGAACGCGACAGTCACCCTGTGCCACACCGGAACCCGTGATCTGGCCGCCCTGACCCGGCAGGCCGACATCATCGTCGCGGCTGCCGGCGTGCCCCATATGGTGACCGCGGACATGGTCAAACCGGGCGCGGCGGTCATCGACGTGGGTGTCAGCCGCGTCGACGACAAGCTGACCGGTGACGTGGCCGAGGACGTCTGGGATGTCGCAGGGTATGTGTCGCCGAATCCCGGTGGGGTCGGCCCGTTGACCCGAGCCTTCTTGCTCACCAACGTGATCGAGCGAGCGGAACGTTCGTGA